The Quercus lobata isolate SW786 chromosome 4, ValleyOak3.0 Primary Assembly, whole genome shotgun sequence genome segment TAGAGTAAGGTTGGCTGGAAACTAATCTAATTTATGGCCAACTCTGATCTACTTCAATTCCCTTTGCTCCCCAtttctccctcaatccaaataggCCTTTAATTgttgttgagggccatttgtgagaaagaaagcccaataacaatggcaacaaagaattgacaaagtaGGTAGCAAAACCATTAGGTCCAAGCgacaggaataatggatcacaggcctaAGAAATAAACAAGTGGATCTTGAAGAGGCAAATGGGCTCAAAGAAGctcggaaagaaagaaatagcatcccatgggcagtgtatgaggtagaaaagcgagaaagggCCACCGCAGGCCGAGTGTAATGTAAACTAAGAAAGTAaagggtttatggcaggcccataaacccccaaggatgagaataaggttattgggtcagggaagcccaatgaagttagtaaaaagcccatgagagtgtggaattagcaaatggGCCGAGAAAGCCCAAAGAAAACAAACGGGCtgtggatgcccaaaggaaagcccaaagggacataggagcctataagtaaaagtaaaacaGTGGCCATGTCAAGCCactgagagaaggaataaacgactggcccaaaagaggcccatcaggattaagttattacggtaGGAATAACAGTACaacattgcaagaaataaagaaaaccaaagagtgggccaaagaaatgtaaggcttATCATCAGACAAAGTCCATCTCTTGAATGGTGcgagaaaacaaagaaaagcccacataagaggtcaaaaaacaCGGATAGCGAGCCTCCAGATCACGGCAAatgcatgagcagcaggcagatttttggacatatctgaaaggAAAACACGCGCAAGGctcaggcaccaccagcctgtacccagccaatatggGACATGGTGGGGTtatgggccagaggtaagaggtaaagggggtatggtttggtggtggggaaaGGGGAAAAGACCTATTTTTGTGGCTCctgcccaagcccttttgggaggtacgtcctgctaggatgacagaccacccaaaagaggcaaggttGAGGGGGGAACCGTTAGGTGCATgccttgagggaaagagagagaaagcatttatgCTATGGCAAATAAGAGTGCTACGGTGGACTGGCGAATGAAATGAACCTGCCTTTGTCTGGCAAGGGTGAGTGGCACACAGACGAACCCtttggtggtcggcaagtacgcctagaccagacaaaggtggttaaggggcaaaatggtaaaaaactggtcacggcaggcactataaaaggacccTTGCCGTGCCCTAAAAAAGGATCGAAAAAACAGAGGGTGTTGcgaagtaaaaagaaaacagaataaaagaaaacaagagaaagaaaagaaaaagataagagggaaaacagaggaaaaatagaaagataatACAATGGACATGCACTAGTAGGTCgatttccctctctcccccttcaaatcctGCTCTCTTCCAAAACATAACAAGGATTCCTTTTGGGCattaaccattcaggtccgactccctcaaagccattaatccccacggcaAGATCttttcctgggagattatttgcattgagaggaAGCGTTCTCGCCTCTTTGGTTTTGCTTCTGTGAACCAAACTTAAACTTGACTTTATGTCCATTCTTGATTAGTTCATATtactttctttctcctttactttctttGTCAATGACATTGTTACGACTGTAATTATGTtttataagtagggattacTTGGCCATTCTTCATTAAATGGTCAGAGTACtctgttttgttattattagtATATCTGTCTGCCGTAGCTCATCTGAAACAGTTTTGCTTGCCGTAAGCATACTCCTGGCAGACGGGGCATAGTTTGTACACAAGCCGGCCCAAGTTAAGTTAcagttggaccggtctcaactcccttactcagaaacattCGGGCCCATTACTgtaggaggcagcccagcccaacgCAATACATAAAAAAAGGCCCTTACAATTGTCTTGGGAGTTCAAAATTCATCATATTCCTGACTTTTAAATTTGCTTAATCCTCCTCCACTTCACACATTGATGCTAGAATCTCATCATCTTTAAGGATATACGTTAAGCATGCCATTCTTGCATGAGAGCTCCAACTTTGGGTAGGCGTGGAGGTGTGAAAAATATTCTCCTAACATTAGTCATCGACTCATCAATATTGTTTCCACTTtggttaataataataataataataagctaTGCCTTACAAAGATTAAGATTTTCTTAAGCAAAAAAATCTAGGACCCACACACTTTGACATAATTTTGATACATGACaattgaaaaatagattttttcttCTATACTAAATATTAGTTGTGGGTTTGTGTATAAGTGATATGATCCAATcacacatttatatatatgtaaatcaTTAAAGTATGAACAAATGCGTGTCGATAGATGAGGTGTTTTCTTAAGATAttctgaggaaaaaaaatggagaaatacTTTTACTTTGGATTCAATACTTTTTGTTTAAACCTCAAATTTCAAGGCCATGCCTAACTATGTTGAATTTATGGTGGGAGTTGGGAGGAATTTTGCTTTCATTAGAAAGAATTATTTATAGAGGTGAGCTAAAAGTCACAAATTGAGATATGTATTGAAGCTAGTGCAATTTTTTAATTACccctcacaaatttttttactcttttacattttaactttgtctaactttattttattcaataatgaagattgaaaatttcttttttcaactcTCAATCTTAGCCACTAAGAGCTGTTGCACCAGGTGCAATACTTATCTCAATCCAAAAATCACGAGCATATATATGTTTCAAATAGTGGTGATAATTATAGGAATaaagttattttcaaaatatttggaACTATAattaatgggatttttttttttgttgttgttgataattcAACAGTTATAAGGGGTAGGTGGAATTTGAAGATCTTTAGACTCGATTAATAttcacttttaaaattatttttattcttatcatatttcaattttatattgtagatagtgtttttaatttgtaaatatttatttttaataatatctactagaaaatatctatctatctatcttgagagagagagagagagagagagagagagagagagaatcctAAGTTGgatctaataaataaatttattactataatttttttataatggaaaattttgatgaaaatatcacaaatatgcaaaacattaattaaaaaagagttagaagattgtaatataatacaacaaaaagataacaatgaaaatcatcataactagtcgctaacccgtgcgatgcacgggaaagctaccaattttttccaaatgatgtgacattagctATTGGAATTCAGCATCGATTCTCTGGTAGCacattcttatttttcaatttcatttatttgatatcttccactaaatattcaatgcattcaacaacaacaaaagatgCAACCAAAGCTCTCTTCAGGTTTTTCTCCTTCTCATGTCCATTGATTTGCTCTTAATTTAAGGGCAATTGGAATAGCAGGGGGgctatttgaaattttgagtaaCATTAAGAGTTTGCTTGCTTAGTAGATTCATCGCAACTTGTGTAACAGTCTAGGATAGGTACTTGCATATACCTAATATTAAATTCAAGTCTATTAAAGGTGAGATAACAGTGGATCTTTTCTTTATAAGTAAATATTAGACTTTATAAAGAGAAAGAGCAATTATGTAATTTGATCTTTTGTTCAATTTGGTGCCGCCCCATCCAAAACCACCCCATTGACACCCCTAAAGCAATAGAAAAGTCAAACAGATTGAAGCCATACTTCCAGCATATCTAATTATGTAACAACACACTCCTACTGTTTTGAATGTGGCACAAACATTATTGATTGGCAATTGCAAACATATATATCAGGAGACTTAATAATAGAGTCAATCAAAGGGACATAAAAAGTCATCTCctgaatggttttttttatagtttttttagttctttttattctttcttataaataaattttaatagttaTAGCAAACTTACTGAACATTCATCTCAATGTTTGCAATTACAATATGTTCTGTGCAGCTAAATAATTTAACAAAGGAGAACACAATTCTAGTTGAGAAGTTACTGTGTAAGtactatatatttttctttttattttatcttagtaaaaataaactattttgtttgttttaagtattCTTCCTAAAATATGCAGTAGATATACTATGCTCAAGCTAAAACAAAAGTGCAcagggaaataattttttttgtttattgctgATTCAGCAGATAACttattgaaacaatttcctCAATCACCCTCTTAATTGAAATATTGCATTAATGAATGCTAGAGATATATAAACGTGTAAGTTTTGTGCATATTTCAATAAAGTTTCTCTCAAGGCAAGCTTATTTTCCTACAAGTTGGCCAACCCATGGTAGGTATCATGAATGAATAACACTAAGCATAAAAGCAGATTTAAACACaatgtaaagaaaaagaaaaaaaagacgtATAACCTGATTATCAAGAAGCAAGTTGATAACTCCACCTCGCTCAGTTTccactaaacaaaaataaatcatagctcagtttccacacaaaacaattcaaaattgactaatagctcagtttccagacacaaaaacatataactaaaattcaaaaaacacaaaaacaattcaaattgacCAATAGCCACTAAAAGGGAGCGCATCCAGAAGCAGGTACAACATTGTCGTATAATgatttcattaattttctttctgTTGTCAGCACTTAAAGTTGAACTGACTACATTTGGTGAAGGTGTTTTTGCATTTCCAATGGACATTGAATTATTCCATTATGTTCTGTCTGTAACTGAAAAGGGATGCTAATGAAAATGTCAGCCTTCATAAATAATGGTAGAAAATCCTAATGGCCATGTGTCATGGGATGAGAAACCTTATCAATGTGATTGCTCACATTTATTCCTCTAAATCCATTTTAAATGATGAGTCTGTAGCTTCTGATAATGTATAGAATAGGAGTTGGTTCCACTTGTCATGAGAAACCCATGGGGCTCctgaatggttttttttatagtttttttagttctttttattctttcttataaataaattttaatagttaTAGCAAACTTACTGAACATTCATCTCAATGTTTGCAATTACAATATGTTCTGTGCAGCTAAATAATTTAACAAAGGAGAACACAATTCTAGTTGAGAAGTTACTGTGTAAGTACTATATATTTATCTTACGTATTGCTAAGATTATGTACAACAACATAGATGGTGACAACAAAGAGATtctattttccaaaaatgatgCTATCAGTGCTACCTATGCAAAAACATATGAGGAAGCAGTCATAGGGTCATTGGATAAAAGTCTCCAGGCAGGTATTCCttggatattttttaatttgtattatACGTGTCTTTGTATGTCTTTAGATTGAAGGGAAAGTAGGGATTGCAATGTTCTTAGTAATACTGGCCACGGGTCAGGATAGATAGCCATGGGATTAGGCCAGAGACAAAAAATAGGCATTGATTTAGGTGCGCACAGGAATAAATAGCACTTACATCACATGATATGTGTAAGCTTATAATTTTTATGATGTATTTCTctgtataattaattaaaatgattatctaagtgtgtgcacaaaaactacaattcaatcaactctagaacacaaaaacaaatagctcagtttccatacaaaaacataaacatataactaaaattcaaaaaaaagttaagaaatccACACTAAAATAGTAGCTCAGTTTCCacaaaaaagttaagaaatccACACTAAAATTGACCAATAGCTCAGTTTccatacaaaaacataaacatataaccaaaattcaaaaaaagaaaaagaaatccacACTAAAATAGTAGCTCAGTTTCCacaaaaaagttaagaaatccACACTAAAATTGACCAATAGCTCAGTTTccatacaaaaacataaacatataactaaaattcaaaaaaaaaaaaaaaaaattaagaaaagcaTACCTTTAACTCTGATtcgaatggaggaaaagaatgaagagaaaggcaatagcaataaacctagaaattgaatagccgtgaaaaaaaaaaagcatcgtgaaaggtttatatatatagttatagaGTCCTAATCTATATAGAGTTCGGATTCAGGAAAAAATATAGGTTTATAAGATAATAATACCTGTGGGCCGGTCTCGACAGGCTGGGTCGGTTGCATTGCCGACCGACCCAGCCCAGTTTCCACGGGCTGGTGAAGAGTGGAAACTGAGCGAAGTGGATATGGGTATAGTGGGATTTGTGGCCATGGGCTTGCCGTGgaaaggaagaagcagaggaTCGGTCTGTTGGGTCGGATCGGTATCGGGTTGTTGGGTCTTGCCGTGGAAAGGGAGAGGTAGCAAATCGGTGAATTGGTGCTTTGAAGAAGGTGTCGTTGGGTCTTGCCGTGGAAAGGAAGAGGCAGAGGATCGGTCTGTTGGGTCGGATCGGGGAAGAGGCAGAGGATCGATCTGTTGGGTCTTGTCGTGGAAAGGAAATGGCAGAGAATCGGTGTTTTATTTTCGTGTGGGAGGAAGGTAATGGCAGAGCGTCAAAAGAGAAGGCTTTCGTGTGGGAGGAAGGTAATGGCAGAGCATCAAAAGAGAAGGCAGTCGggtagtgttttattttttttgttttattattttttatttaatttttttttaatgtagtgCTGACGTAGAAAAAtgtggaagcttcaaaagcttcgattatatatatatatatatatatatatagataatatagaAATAGTTaatccattaaatttttttgaggaaataatACATTCATTATCTTGATTATGTGAAAATACTAGATTCTTTTCAAAAACCATAAGAATTTTGCTAATAATAATTGTTGATCaatacttatttttatattttttttccccaactgCAAATGGGCTTGAAACCTCAAGTCCAAAATGGACTAGACGAGGCCCATTTGGGTTGACAAATGGGCTTGCTAAAAACACGGTTCCAAACTAGACCCCAATGCTTGACAAAGAAAAAGACCAGGGTCACGGAGCTATTCTTGGTCAGGTCTTCTTTGTCATGCCATAAGTCTACTCAAGATATTTCTTGTAAATCTGTGGTGGAGTTTGCGTAACAAGGAcaggtctttttctttttattatttatatatttattttatgtgtgaaaaatagggatttatttaatatttaaaaacaagGTATATCATATTAGGTTTTGTGTAGTCTAGTTATGTTTGATCTGGATTATGATCAGACCTGAAATAAAATTGCTTTGGTAATCAATGGAGAATTATCTGAGACTTAGTCTATAAAGTGGAAGTTGGGGTCGATAGGCCCTAGTTGGAAACTGTTGTTTTGTGTGTTgattttttagagagaaaactatGCTGACatatcttttatatatgtatatatatgtattttttttttctgtgaatGGTGAAATTCTTCTGTATAATTCTACGGACGTAGGTAAATTATcaaatcatataaatattattttatatgattgttttctttatcttatattttttctttatttttaaatctcacACATCTGAACATTTCGTCCATATTTCCTTTACGTACAGCCATTAGACACTCGTAGTTAGTGTCTACTTACAAAATGAACCATGGAGTACTCTCTAGGAGTGCATTTCTGCGAAAGGTCCCGCATATAattacaagaaacaaaagatgGACATTGATGGGATCGACGAGAACACGTTGTAGTGACGAGGACACAGTAATGACGAGGACATCCCTTGATGACGAACAAACCGTCATTGACGAGGAGATGAAAGTCATTCAATGGTGCTAGTAAATAACCTGGGCAGTTACGAAACCAGTAAAGCAAACCGTTGAGGACTAATAAAAGCCCCATAATTGGGCTTGAGGCGTTATGAAAGAAGAGCATTTACACTCCAACGGCTAGCAGTCTAGCTCACAGGTATAAAACTCTCACATTTCGCAGCATAAGGTACGATACTACAATTCTGAAAAGATACTTCTTACTGCTAGTTCTATAAACATCTTGATTgctctaactttggcatcggagacgttgtggcaggcaccacaccggtgaccatccTTCTTGAAGAGAACCAGACGCTGACGGGAAGTTCCATCTGCCTCCTGAGACTGACGAGTTTGCAcctcatcagtttggcgccgtctgtgggaacgaTTTTTCGGATTCACATTCGAAAACGTAGCTTCCATCAATTCTCCATATccagatggaatccaacccaGATTCAGCAACCTTGGCCCAGCAAGTTCAAGcccttgcagccaccattgaGGAACTCACCAGACAgaaccaggaaatgaagctGCGGCTCCAGTAGGTTCAACAAGCTCAACAGGAAGAAAACCGGTCCAAGGGTAACACGGAGGGAGAGGGGGATAGCCAGCAGAGGGAAATCCCCCGGAGACCAACTACTCCGGACGAACAGAACTCAGATCTTCTTCgggaaatgaggaaagagatggacgaactaaggAGCACTATCAAAGAAAAGACGGACCAGAGTGTAGACAAAATGGTAAGGGCTACAGATTCGCCCTTCACTGCAGCAGTACTTGATTGCCCCGTGCCGTCAAAGTTTCGCCTGCCTCAATTAGAGCCATTCGACGGACTCAAGGACCCTCaggatcatcttaatacctttaaaACGACTCTGGGTCTCCAGCAGCCACTTGACGAGATATTGTGTCGTTCCTTCCCTacgactctcaaaggagctgcaagagaGTGGTTTACTAAGTTACCAAACTCGTCCATAGACAACTTCGATCAGTTGAGTAGTGCTTTTTTGCGCCACTTCATAGGGGGACAACGCCCAAGGAGACCAGTAGATTATTTACTCACCATAAGACAGGGAGAGAAGGAGACTCTAAGGTCATATGTCAAGCGATTCACCCGGGAAACTCTGGAAGtggacgaagctgatgacaaggtgcagctgacgaccttcaaagcagggTTGAGATCCAGAGACCTTGTGGCCTCTCTTACAAAAAACCCCCCGAAGACAATGGCTGAGATGCTCCTGAAGGCACAAAAGTCATGAACGCGGAAGATGCTCTAGCTGCCATAAAAGATGTTGAGAGACTAGGGGACAAGTCCAAAGGAAAAGACGACCGCAGAgggcaaaagagagacagaCCAGAACGTCGGAACAACGACGGGAATAGAAGGAGAGACGACAAAAATCCTCGTCAAGTAAAATTTACTCctttggttatgcctgttgacaagattttcacgcagatcaaggacgagcattatctcaaatggcccagGCCATTACACTCGTCCCCCAACGTACGTGACAAGAACAAATATTGCCGGTTCCATAGAGACCACGGTCACAACACAGAAGAATGCAGAGACCTGAAGGAACAAATAGAGGAATTAATACGGAAAGGAAAGTTAcagaaatatgtaaagaaaagagaatatgGCAAGTTCAGAGACGACAACAGGACCCAACATGAATCCTTTACTCGGGATGACGACCACCCGTCCCAGCCTCCACGCAAagtgatcggggagataaacacgTTCACGGGAGGACCATCCTCAGGAGGATCATTTAGATCACTCAAAAAAGCATGCCACAGACAGGTGAACAGCGTCCACACCATGCCTCCGTCCAAGCACCGATGAACATACCAAGACATGTCCTTTAATGAAGAAGACGCCAGGGGAGTAAAGCAGCCTCACAACGATCCCCTGGTCATAGTACTGaatatagaagggttcaataccAGAAGGATCCTTATTGATAACGGGAGCTCAGCGGATATCATCTACCTCCCAGCCTTCCAGCAGCTGAGATTAGATCCAAAAAGGCTCCGTCCTTTTGACTCTCCGCTCGTCAGCTTCAGTGGAGACAGGGTCTACCCCAGGGGAATAGTGACTCTGACGGTGACGGCAGGGACCTACCCATTGTAGTTGACCAAACAAGTAGACTTCCTGGTGGTAGATTGCCCTTTGTCCTACAATAtcatcattgggaggcccaccctaaacaagtggaaggcggcgacgtcaacctactgtttgaaggtgaaattcccaatAGACAGCGACGTGGGTGAAGTGAAGGGTGACCAAGTCCTGGCAAGGGAATGCTATCAAGCCATACTggcaaaaaaggaaaaccacACGTGGacgattgaagaaaaagaggaggacGGGATGGAGACCCTGGAAGCAGTAGAGTTGGTAGAAGGAAATGTGGACAAGACGACCAGGATAGGGACGACGCTAAGCCCTGAGATGAGGACGAAACTCATAAAATTCCTTAAGGGGAAtctagatgtctttgcatggagtcacgaggacatgccaggcatatctccagaagtcatccagcataGGCTGAATGTGGACCCCAGCAGGAAGCCCGTTCAGCAACGACGAAGAACCTTCGCTCCAGAACGAGATCAGGCAGTTGCAGAGGAAGTAACCAAACTCTTGACGGCTGGATTCATCCGGGAAGTATATTATCCAGAATGGCTCGCCAACGTCGTCCTggtaaagaaagcaaacggaaagtggagaatgtgtgtagacttcatcgacctgaacaaagcatgcccaaaggacagcttcccTCTACCAAGGATAGACCAGCTCGTGGACTCCACCGCCGGACACAAGCTACTGACGTTCATGGACGCCTTTtcagggtacaaccagataaagatggctgaagaagaccaggagaagactgccttcatcacaagctaaggactctactgttacaaggtgatgccttttgggttgaaaaatgctggagctacgtaccaaagattggtaaacaaaatgttcagccaacagattggcaggaacatggaagtatacgtggacgatatgctcgtcaagagcaaggaGGAGCTCTCTCACCTGGACGACCTGGAGGAGACTTTTGCAACCCTGAGAAAACAccagatgaagttgaatccaAGCAAATGTGTTTTTGGGGTAGTCTCGGGTaagttcttgggattcatggtgtcccagagaggaatagaagcaaatccaGAGAAGGTACGAGCTATCATCGACATGGCTTCACCCAAGACCGTCAAGGACGTACAAAAACTTACAGGAAGGATAGCAGCCCTgaacaggttcgtctctagggccacagacaaatgcctgcccTTCTTCAAAACCCTCAAGCAGGCTTTTGCTTGGACCGACGAATGCGAAGCAGCGTTCCAGGAGCTGAAGCAATACCTGAGCAGTCCACCTCTCCTGAGCCCGTCCAAAGGAGGGGAGAATTTATACTTATACCTGGCAGTGTCAGCCTCGGCAGTAAGCGCagccttgattagagaagaatGCAAGAAGCAACTCCCGGTGtactacgtcagccaagccTTTCAAGGAGCTGAGTTCAGGTACCCAAGGATCGAAAAGATTGTGTTTGCACTTATAGTAGCCTCGCGCAAGCTCAGGCCGTATTTCCAGTCAAATCCTATCCTTGTGATGACGGATCaaccaattaaaaaatcaatgaacaaaCCAGAAGCAGCAGGGAGAATGGTCCAATGGGCAGTCGAACTCAGCCAATTTGACATCGAGTACCATCCAAGAGCAGCTATCAAGGCACAAGCtctggctgacttcatcgctGAATTCACTCTGCCAGACGAAGATGGAATTACAG includes the following:
- the LOC115984804 gene encoding uncharacterized protein LOC115984804; the encoded protein is MRKEMDELRSTIKEKTDQSVDKMVRATDSPFTAAVLDCPVPSKFRLPQLEPFDGLKDPQDHLNTFKTTLGLQQPLDEILCRSFPTTLKGAAREWFTKLPNSSIDNFDQLSSAFLRHFIGGQRPRRPVDYLLTIRQGEKETLRSYVKRFTRETLEVDEADDKVQLTTFKAGLRSRDLVASLTKNPPKTMAEMLLKAQKS